In a genomic window of Nostoc sp. UHCC 0870:
- a CDS encoding peptidase domain-containing ABC transporter — translation MTTVFYPPNTGEKLIYTLGETLSEPELQSCLTAMAIVEPPITKQFWESTQANPGIYIILTGKVRVSDISDNLITTLSASSSFGELTLFPQANFIPYVARASANLKLAYLPQEVLQGLIDKYPNIQQHLFNRAELWDLLLLCRQNSQFPPHVSHVEGFLQALSLFERHELVDDLVDTRISQETKLWLLQRGTLQHSDGSSLTPGNISVQPQQGKWQVQQPATAYVLKQSHWQLALEHCPQLALFLDPQGRPETTVNRQRRKSRPTTERLESQGKIIAFPQKTQETKQQQKKPHPYFPSPKVQVGHWWGRLTKRYPYYAQQSASDCGCASLVMIGRYWGKQFSVNRLREMTNVGRSGASLSAIAAAAESLGFASRPVKATLDKFAEQSLPAIAHWEGNHFIVVYEITNTKVIVGDPAIGQRTLSRKEFAEGWTGYALLLHPTSLLKSAEKQEIGLWKFFELVKPHYKVLLEVFIASVLMQLFGLVTPIFTQLLLDRVLVQRSLTTLNAVGLGMIVFGLFSIAMNAVRSYLLTHTANRISISLLVGFIKHTFRLPLAYFESRYVGDIISRIQENQKIQSFLTGQALSIILDMLTLVVYLSLMFSYSWQMALFVLLTVPPFFILALASTSILRRISREVFNAGAKENSYIIESLSGIRTVRSLSIEQTVRWRWEELLNDLVRKSFNAQVIGIRLSVISSSINTFTTTALMWFGAWQVIQGELTVGQLVAFNMLVGNVLSPFLRFSQLWNEFQEIVISVERLNDVLEAEPEEDLQTKPRKTLGRLRGHIRFENVTFRYHPESKTNVLENLNFEIKPEQMVALVGRSGSGKTTLSKLILGLYPTTDGKVLIDGHDICGLSLRSLRSQVGVVDQDTFLFGGTIRENISIAHPESTLDEMIQAAQLAGADEFIQKLPLGYETQIGEGGGMLSGGQRQRLAIARALLGNPRLLLFDEATSHLDSESERIIQNNLKTILKGRTSMIIAHRLSTVRNADLILVLDQGVLVESGTHDELIAKQGHYYYLNQQQLAQVG, via the coding sequence ATGACAACAGTCTTTTACCCACCAAATACGGGTGAAAAGCTCATTTATACCTTGGGAGAGACACTCTCAGAACCGGAACTGCAAAGCTGTTTAACAGCAATGGCAATTGTTGAGCCGCCAATCACCAAGCAGTTTTGGGAATCAACACAAGCTAACCCTGGTATATACATTATTCTTACGGGTAAAGTTAGAGTCTCAGATATCTCTGATAATCTCATTACCACCTTGTCTGCCTCGTCTTCCTTCGGCGAATTGACTCTATTCCCGCAAGCAAATTTTATTCCTTACGTTGCTAGAGCTTCAGCCAACTTGAAACTTGCCTATTTGCCGCAAGAGGTGTTGCAAGGGTTGATAGATAAATATCCCAACATCCAACAACATCTATTTAACCGCGCGGAACTTTGGGATTTGCTGTTGTTATGTCGCCAAAATTCCCAATTTCCACCCCACGTCTCCCATGTGGAAGGTTTTTTACAAGCCCTCTCTTTGTTTGAGCGTCATGAATTGGTAGATGATTTAGTAGATACACGTATTTCCCAAGAAACTAAGTTATGGTTGCTACAAAGAGGCACATTGCAGCATTCAGATGGTAGCTCTCTAACGCCAGGTAACATCTCTGTACAACCCCAACAGGGCAAATGGCAAGTACAACAGCCAGCAACTGCCTACGTCCTTAAACAATCTCATTGGCAACTAGCTCTAGAACACTGTCCCCAATTAGCATTATTCCTTGATCCCCAAGGCCGTCCAGAAACTACGGTTAATCGTCAACGCCGCAAAAGCCGACCGACAACAGAACGTCTGGAATCCCAAGGTAAGATCATTGCTTTTCCCCAAAAAACCCAAGAGACAAAACAACAACAAAAAAAACCGCATCCTTACTTTCCCAGCCCGAAAGTCCAAGTAGGACACTGGTGGGGACGCCTCACCAAGCGTTATCCCTACTACGCCCAACAAAGTGCCTCGGACTGTGGTTGTGCTTCTTTGGTGATGATTGGTCGCTATTGGGGTAAGCAGTTCAGCGTCAACCGCCTACGGGAGATGACTAACGTCGGGCGTAGTGGTGCTTCCTTAAGTGCGATCGCCGCCGCCGCCGAAAGCCTGGGTTTCGCCTCTCGTCCCGTGAAAGCCACCCTAGATAAATTCGCCGAACAATCCCTACCGGCGATCGCTCACTGGGAAGGTAATCACTTCATCGTTGTCTATGAAATCACCAACACCAAAGTGATTGTCGGCGATCCTGCTATTGGTCAACGTACCCTCAGCCGCAAGGAATTTGCAGAGGGTTGGACTGGCTACGCCCTACTTTTACATCCTACATCCTTACTCAAAAGTGCCGAAAAACAGGAAATAGGCCTGTGGAAGTTTTTTGAATTAGTCAAACCCCACTACAAAGTACTACTGGAAGTCTTTATCGCTTCCGTACTCATGCAATTATTTGGGCTAGTGACGCCAATATTCACCCAGTTATTGCTAGACCGAGTCCTGGTACAACGTAGTTTGACTACCCTCAACGCCGTTGGTTTGGGGATGATCGTTTTTGGTTTGTTTAGCATTGCCATGAACGCAGTGCGAAGCTACCTACTCACTCATACCGCCAACCGGATTAGCATCTCTCTGTTGGTAGGTTTTATCAAACATACCTTCCGCTTACCTTTAGCCTATTTTGAATCCCGCTACGTCGGAGACATCATTTCCCGCATCCAAGAAAACCAGAAAATTCAGAGCTTCTTGACTGGTCAAGCCCTGTCCATCATCTTAGACATGCTGACACTAGTCGTCTATCTAAGTTTGATGTTTTCCTATAGCTGGCAAATGGCATTATTTGTCCTGCTGACTGTGCCACCATTTTTCATTTTGGCACTGGCTAGTACAAGTATTTTGCGCCGCATATCTAGAGAAGTTTTTAATGCCGGAGCTAAAGAAAACAGTTACATTATTGAATCTCTCAGTGGCATTCGCACAGTCCGTTCCTTATCAATTGAACAGACTGTCCGTTGGCGATGGGAGGAACTACTCAATGATTTAGTGAGAAAATCTTTTAACGCCCAAGTAATCGGTATTCGCCTTTCCGTAATTAGTAGCTCCATCAATACCTTTACTACTACAGCATTGATGTGGTTTGGTGCTTGGCAAGTCATTCAAGGCGAACTCACCGTAGGGCAACTAGTAGCTTTTAATATGCTGGTGGGTAATGTCTTGAGTCCCTTCCTCAGATTCTCCCAACTTTGGAACGAATTCCAAGAAATCGTCATCTCCGTCGAACGTCTCAACGACGTCTTGGAAGCAGAACCAGAAGAAGACTTACAAACTAAACCCCGCAAGACTTTAGGAAGATTGCGCGGACATATCCGCTTCGAGAATGTCACCTTCCGCTATCACCCAGAAAGTAAGACTAATGTCCTGGAAAACCTCAACTTTGAAATTAAACCAGAGCAAATGGTGGCTCTAGTAGGACGTAGCGGTTCTGGGAAAACCACTCTGAGTAAATTAATTTTAGGTTTATACCCAACGACAGATGGCAAAGTCTTAATTGACGGACATGATATATGTGGGCTATCTCTGCGATCGCTCCGTTCTCAAGTCGGCGTTGTAGATCAGGATACATTCCTATTCGGTGGGACTATCCGCGAAAACATCTCTATCGCCCACCCAGAATCTACATTAGATGAGATGATCCAGGCTGCACAACTAGCTGGAGCCGACGAATTTATTCAAAAATTACCACTAGGCTACGAAACCCAAATTGGTGAAGGCGGGGGCATGCTCTCTGGTGGACAACGCCAACGCCTCGCTATTGCCCGTGCCCTACTGGGAAATCCCCGGTTATTACTGTTTGATGAAGCTACAAGTCACTTAGATTCCGAATCAGAACGCATTATTCAAAACAACCTCAAAACAATTCTTAAAGGGCGCACCAGTATGATCATTGCCCATCGTCTTTCCACGGTACGCAATGCGGACTTAATCCTGGTTCTCGACCAAGGAGTACTGGTGGAAAGCGGCACTCACGATGAACTCATCGCCAAACAAGGACATTATTACTATCTCAATCAACAACAACTAGCTCAAGTGGGATAA